Genomic DNA from Taurinivorans muris:
GTCAAGTTCATGATTTTCTTTTTTTATTGTTTTAAAAAAATCTTCATTATTGCCGACTACAAGGGGAGCTTGATAGGTCTTGGCGACTTGCTGCATGGCGTTCAGGCGTAAAAAATATTCCTTTTGGGGGTGGATATTGGGATTATAATAAAAAATATGCGGTTCAAAATTATTTTTTTTCAAATATTCCAAAGCCATAATGGAACATGGTCCGCAGCAGGAATGGAGCAGGATTTTTTTTTGCATGGTATGCCGTATCTTTTTTTTGAGCTGAAATTTAATAATGCTATTCCAATGTGTTAGCAACTAGCATAGTTTGGAAAAAAGTGCAACAATTCTAAAGAATAATATATAACATATTGAATTTTTTATATAAATAAAAAAGTTCTTGCATTTTGATTTTAACTTATGTACAGTCGGTTTCCATAATAAAAAGTGAGGTTTCTATGACCCGTAAAGACCGTACAGAAGGCATTTACAGCCGCCGTGAAGTTTTAGATGAAAGTGAGCGTAAGCAATATAATTTAATTCAATTAAAAGAATTGCTTTCTTATGCGTACCGTTATTCTGAAGACGTTAAGAAACGTTTTGACAGAGCCCAATTCAATATTGAAAAGTTTAAAACGCTTTCGGATATTAAGCATATTCCGATTTTAAAGAAAAAAGAACTTATCTTTTTGCAGACAATGGGTCCGCGTCTTGGCGGTTTGCTGACAAAGGACATCGGCGAATTGCGCCGTATTTTCCTTTCCCCCGGACCGATTTTCGACCCCGAAGACAGACACGACGATTATTGGGGATATACGGAGGCTTTTTATTCTGTCGGTTTTCGTCCCGGAGACCCCGTGCAGGTTACGTTCAACTATCACTTGGCGCCGGCAGGGCTCATGTTTGAAGAACCTTTGCGCAATTTGAGCTGTGCGACCATTCCGGCAGGACCGGTCGACGCTGCGACACAGCTCGACATCATGCAAAAACTCCGCGTTTCCGGCTATGTCGGAACGCCTAGCTTTCTCATGCACTTGGCCCAAAAAGCGGAAGAAAAAGGCATTGACCTCAGAAAAGATTTGTTCTTGGAAGTCGCTTTCGTAACCAGTGAACGTTTGACGGAAAAAATGCGCACCCAATTGGAAAAGAAATTCGATATCATTGTGCGTCAAGGCTACGGAACGGCTGATGTTGGCTGTATCGGTTATGAATGTTATCATAAAAACGGTCTGCACATTTCCAATAGGTGTTATGTGGAAATTTGCCATCCGGATACCGGTATTCCACTAAAAGACGGTGAAGTCGGCGAAGTCGTCGTTACTTCTTTCAATAAAACCTATCCGCTTATCCGTTTTGCGACAGGCGATTTGTCTTATATTGACAGAACTCCCTGCGCCTGCGGGCGGACAAGCCCCCGTCTCGGCAATATTGTCGGACGTGTTGACACCACAGCGCGTATCAAGGGCATTTTTGTATATCCGCACCAAGTGGAACAGGTAATGGCGCGCTTTGAAGAAATCAAACGTTGGCAAATCGAAGTGACCAATCCAGGCGGCATAGATGAAATGACCCTGTATATTGAAGCAAGCAATTTCAAACGTGAGGATGAACTCATGCACTTGTTCCGTGAACGCATCAAGCTTCGCCCCGAACTCAAAATCCTTGCGCCTGCGACGCTTCCCGCAACAATACGTCCTATTGAGGATAAACGTACTTGGGACTGATAAATCCAAAAATAATCTTCAAAAGCCCCTGACTTTTTGCTTCGGGGCTTTTTTTTGCAAAAAATTTTGTGAGTATCGAATAACTACTTTTGTGTGGGAATTTGCTTTATTTG
This window encodes:
- a CDS encoding phenylacetate--CoA ligase family protein, whose product is MTRKDRTEGIYSRREVLDESERKQYNLIQLKELLSYAYRYSEDVKKRFDRAQFNIEKFKTLSDIKHIPILKKKELIFLQTMGPRLGGLLTKDIGELRRIFLSPGPIFDPEDRHDDYWGYTEAFYSVGFRPGDPVQVTFNYHLAPAGLMFEEPLRNLSCATIPAGPVDAATQLDIMQKLRVSGYVGTPSFLMHLAQKAEEKGIDLRKDLFLEVAFVTSERLTEKMRTQLEKKFDIIVRQGYGTADVGCIGYECYHKNGLHISNRCYVEICHPDTGIPLKDGEVGEVVVTSFNKTYPLIRFATGDLSYIDRTPCACGRTSPRLGNIVGRVDTTARIKGIFVYPHQVEQVMARFEEIKRWQIEVTNPGGIDEMTLYIEASNFKREDELMHLFRERIKLRPELKILAPATLPATIRPIEDKRTWD